In the genome of Nitrospirota bacterium, one region contains:
- a CDS encoding sigma-54-dependent Fis family transcriptional regulator: MKKACVLIVDDEPDMLETCANVLGSENLDVRTEPSAAAAARRLGDERFDLLITDITMPEMNGMELLERVRSASPETVVIMLTAFPTVETAVDSVKQGAFDYITKPFTPDQLRVAVSRALAHRRLKEENVLLSREVERTARFDALIGRSPKMRAVFKLIEQVSSSDSDVLILGESGTGKELIARSLHTRGRRRENRLVPVDCGAIPDNLLENELSGHERGAFTGAQTSSLGLLDLAHRGTLFLDEICELPASLQAKLLRVLQERQFRRVGGRDLIDVDIQVIAATNRDIETEVREKRFREDLFYRVNVVRIEVPPLRERAEDVPLLAAHFLERYAKKWGNSDRPSGSRTLHGCVRSIEKDAMEVLCRYSWPGNVRELQNVIQRAMVVCRSDQIAVADLPAEVFESGTPSSTPGGFFAFRNTRLAAFEGDYLRELLTRHTGDVAMAAEEARLPRGTLYRLLKKHGLRPESFRN, from the coding sequence ATGAAAAAGGCTTGCGTGCTCATCGTGGATGATGAGCCGGACATGCTGGAGACCTGCGCAAACGTCCTCGGTTCCGAGAATCTTGACGTCCGCACCGAGCCGAGCGCTGCGGCCGCCGCCCGCCGGTTGGGTGACGAAAGATTCGACCTCCTGATCACCGACATCACCATGCCGGAAATGAACGGCATGGAGCTCCTCGAACGAGTTCGTTCCGCGTCTCCGGAAACCGTTGTCATCATGCTCACCGCGTTTCCCACCGTGGAAACCGCCGTCGATTCCGTCAAGCAGGGGGCCTTCGATTACATCACGAAGCCTTTCACCCCCGATCAACTTCGCGTGGCCGTCAGCCGGGCCCTCGCTCATAGACGCCTGAAAGAAGAGAACGTCCTTCTCAGCCGCGAAGTCGAACGGACCGCCCGTTTTGACGCTCTGATCGGCCGCAGCCCCAAGATGCGCGCCGTCTTCAAGCTCATCGAACAGGTCTCTTCCTCGGATTCAGACGTCTTGATCCTGGGCGAAAGCGGGACCGGCAAGGAGTTGATCGCCCGGAGCCTTCATACCCGAGGCCGGAGGAGGGAGAACCGGCTCGTGCCGGTGGATTGCGGAGCGATTCCGGACAACCTTCTGGAAAACGAACTCTCGGGGCACGAAAGGGGAGCCTTCACGGGGGCGCAGACGTCCAGTCTGGGCCTGCTCGATCTCGCGCACCGGGGGACTCTTTTCCTGGACGAGATTTGCGAGCTGCCCGCTTCACTTCAGGCGAAACTGTTGCGCGTGCTCCAGGAAAGGCAGTTCCGAAGGGTTGGCGGGCGGGACCTTATCGATGTGGACATCCAGGTTATTGCCGCCACCAATCGAGACATCGAAACGGAAGTTCGGGAGAAACGATTTCGGGAGGACCTTTTCTATCGGGTCAACGTCGTACGGATCGAGGTGCCTCCGCTTCGCGAGCGCGCGGAAGATGTTCCCCTGTTGGCCGCCCATTTTCTGGAACGATATGCGAAAAAGTGGGGGAATTCCGACCGCCCCTCAGGAAGCCGCACCCTTCACGGGTGCGTCCGATCCATCGAGAAAGACGCCATGGAGGTGCTCTGCCGGTATTCGTGGCCGGGAAACGTGAGGGAACTCCAGAACGTGATCCAGCGGGCCATGGTGGTGTGCCGTTCGGATCAAATCGCCGTGGCCGACCTGCCCGCCGAGGTCTTCGAAAGCGGTACACCATCGAGCACACCCGGCGGTTTCTTTGCCTTCCGAAATACCCGACTGGCCGCGTTCGAAGGCGACTATCTCCGCGAACTTCTCACGCGTCACACCGGCGATGTCGCGATGGCGGCGGAAGAAGCCCGCCTGCCGAGGGGAACCCTCTACCGGCTTCTCAAGAAACACGGCCTCAGGCCCGAGTCCTTCCGGAATTGA
- a CDS encoding HEAT repeat domain-containing protein: MTPNAWFATLLLAASGTDKTSMIQAGCPPISESLVETVLTAKGSSPEGVQSAARHALDSLARHTTDQARDQCAKWGKRFNRHSDEQKLAEIERIVAGEGDAPSECLAALLAADLPPPLATLARAAASYKGEPTAILSFPQDMEDDSFRAALIHFMSRGMTPSPAFAWVALRSNDTEVQTALAPLLVRINEPSLIEPLLESMSDPDLRVGAREALMRWAKDPRYTASLVRTLEHPQHRKWTLEILWQTHETAVAHELEKALTHPSAGVRADVAGVLGNVGDPHSILPLVHALKDADPLVRRNATISLGNLKYLQAVPYIVEALKDADPRVRFDAAWSLARILRERDGKPVTPDPNVVEALRQALTDDDSEVRRAGAGAFMLLKVPAVVQDLRALLKDAVAEVRIDAVVAIAEIHSAEATEAMLSALGSKDEGLRLRTVKLLAFRLDKTVRARLAALSRSDPSPLVRRAAAEAIQQP, encoded by the coding sequence ATGACTCCTAACGCATGGTTCGCCACTCTATTGCTCGCCGCGTCGGGGACCGACAAGACGTCGATGATCCAGGCCGGCTGCCCGCCGATCAGCGAGTCCCTCGTCGAGACGGTTCTGACCGCAAAGGGCTCGTCACCTGAGGGAGTACAATCCGCGGCCCGACATGCCCTTGACTCGCTCGCACGGCACACCACCGACCAAGCCCGCGACCAATGCGCAAAATGGGGAAAACGGTTCAATCGCCATTCCGACGAACAAAAGCTGGCCGAGATCGAGCGCATCGTGGCGGGAGAAGGTGACGCGCCGTCCGAATGCCTGGCGGCGCTGCTCGCCGCGGACCTTCCCCCGCCCCTCGCGACTCTGGCCAGAGCCGCCGCCTCCTACAAAGGTGAACCAACGGCCATACTCTCGTTTCCCCAAGACATGGAGGACGACTCTTTCCGCGCCGCTCTCATCCACTTCATGAGCCGGGGGATGACGCCGTCCCCGGCCTTTGCGTGGGTGGCTCTCCGGTCGAACGATACGGAAGTCCAGACCGCCCTCGCGCCCCTCCTGGTCCGAATCAACGAACCCTCCCTCATCGAGCCGCTCCTCGAATCCATGTCGGACCCGGACCTTCGTGTGGGGGCGCGCGAGGCTCTTATGCGCTGGGCGAAAGACCCGCGCTATACGGCCTCTCTTGTGCGTACTCTCGAACACCCCCAACACCGGAAATGGACCCTCGAAATCCTCTGGCAAACACACGAAACCGCCGTCGCCCACGAACTGGAGAAGGCACTCACACACCCGTCGGCGGGTGTCCGCGCGGATGTCGCCGGCGTCCTCGGGAATGTAGGCGACCCGCACTCCATCCTACCCTTGGTCCATGCCCTGAAAGACGCCGATCCGCTCGTGCGTCGAAATGCGACGATCTCTCTCGGGAACCTCAAATACCTTCAAGCCGTGCCGTACATCGTGGAGGCCCTGAAAGACGCCGACCCCCGCGTCCGATTCGATGCGGCGTGGTCCCTGGCCCGCATCTTGCGCGAGCGGGACGGCAAACCCGTCACGCCAGACCCAAACGTGGTGGAGGCCCTTCGCCAAGCATTGACCGATGACGACTCCGAAGTTCGCCGCGCTGGAGCCGGAGCCTTCATGCTCCTGAAAGTGCCCGCGGTCGTGCAGGATCTAAGGGCGCTCCTGAAGGATGCCGTCGCCGAAGTTCGCATAGATGCGGTGGTGGCCATTGCGGAAATCCACTCAGCGGAGGCTACGGAGGCCATGCTGAGCGCCCTCGGCAGCAAGGACGAGGGGCTGCGGCTGCGCACAGTCAAACTCCTCGCCTTCCGTCTTGACAAAACCGTACGGGCCAGGCTCGCGGCCCTCAGCCGGTCCGACCCCTCTCCCCTCGTCCGCCGGGCCGCGGCTGAGGCCATCCAACAACCATGA
- a CDS encoding GGDEF domain-containing protein gives MPRSRSPIRLALTGAALGLGAPAGWLALRYLSRSSQGHGVNGWLLQEIADSSMLYAYLAVSTVTVFAVYGWRLGSMVQKLKRQTHEKMKLHRLSITDSLTGLYNRGFFDRCVEDELARARRLYYPLSLLLLDMDDLKAINDRYGHPVGDEVLAKIGFAIDQALRETDLAFRYGGDEFVVLLPNCDEGDLAEVEQRLLALIDEHAQPAVPLPRRVSVSVGRTTFHPGKDSSGTEMVRQADRELYGQKKTKKPAVRLASHTARTSAADSMGGAP, from the coding sequence ATGCCTCGATCCAGGTCGCCGATCCGCCTTGCCTTGACGGGCGCCGCCTTGGGTCTTGGCGCACCCGCCGGCTGGCTTGCGCTCCGCTATCTCAGCAGGTCGTCGCAGGGTCACGGCGTAAACGGATGGCTGCTCCAAGAGATCGCGGATTCCAGCATGCTCTATGCCTACCTTGCCGTTTCCACTGTGACCGTTTTTGCCGTGTACGGCTGGCGCCTGGGCAGTATGGTCCAGAAACTGAAACGACAGACGCATGAGAAAATGAAGCTGCATCGGCTCTCGATCACGGACTCCTTGACCGGCCTCTACAATCGGGGATTTTTTGACCGGTGCGTTGAGGATGAACTGGCCCGCGCCCGAAGGCTCTACTACCCTCTATCCCTGCTGCTCCTGGACATGGACGATCTGAAGGCCATCAATGACCGATACGGCCATCCGGTCGGAGACGAGGTCCTCGCCAAGATCGGTTTTGCCATCGACCAGGCGCTTCGTGAAACCGATCTCGCCTTCCGGTACGGCGGAGATGAATTCGTCGTCCTGCTGCCTAACTGCGATGAAGGAGACCTCGCGGAGGTCGAGCAACGTCTCCTCGCTTTGATCGATGAGCATGCTCAGCCGGCCGTTCCCCTTCCGAGGCGTGTCAGTGTCTCGGTCGGCCGCACCACCTTCCATCCCGGAAAAGATTCCTCCGGCACGGAGATGGTCAGACAAGCCGACCGGGAATTATACGGGCAGAAAAAAACGAAGAAGCCGGCGGTGCGCCTCGCATCACACACCGCCCGCACATCGGCTGCGGACTCCATGGGGGGCGCGCCATGA